One window from the genome of Gimesia aquarii encodes:
- a CDS encoding alpha-keto acid decarboxylase family protein codes for MAARKSISKSKSDSNQSRSTNKLPTKRATGKNNGKVHTIGSYLIQRLEDYGLRDLFGIPGDFVLQFYGMLEESPIRVIGTTREDNAGYAADGYARVNGLGAVCVTYCVGGLSLCNSIAGAYAEKSPVIVISGAPGMSERETDPLLHHRVKDFHTQRDVFEKITVATALLDDPITAFQEIDRCLEACVKYKRPVYLELPRDCVHKEAVIPHIPNDKQPTSNKHALRESLVEAAELIQAAKKPVIIAGVEVHRFGLREEVLKFAEKHKIPMCATILGKSVVSESHPLYLGVYEGAMGRNEVQRYVEDSDCVILLGTFMTDINLGIYTAHLDPGKCIYATSEKLRISYHHFHDVIFSDFVQELGKQKMKVVVRKIPEKVRPHTVDYVVKPTKLVTTKHLFESINQILSDETVVVTDVGDCLFGAVDLMISTHTKFLSPAYYTSMGFAIPASLGAQVANQDLRPIVLVGDGAFQMTCLELSTALKLGFNPIVIVLNNKGYTTERFLQEGPFNDIPDWKYHNITDLIGGGWGFEVSTEGDLEKAIKAALANKDSLSVINVHLEPTDVSPALTRLADKMSKSL; via the coding sequence ATGGCAGCTCGAAAATCAATCTCTAAATCAAAATCGGACAGTAATCAATCTCGTTCGACAAATAAGCTACCCACAAAACGCGCTACCGGAAAAAATAACGGAAAAGTACACACGATCGGCAGTTATTTGATTCAGCGTTTAGAGGATTATGGCCTGCGCGACCTCTTCGGGATTCCCGGTGACTTTGTGTTACAATTTTATGGAATGCTAGAAGAGAGTCCCATTCGAGTCATTGGGACAACACGGGAGGACAATGCCGGTTATGCAGCCGATGGCTACGCGCGTGTCAATGGTCTCGGAGCCGTATGCGTAACGTATTGTGTTGGTGGATTGAGTTTGTGTAACTCCATCGCAGGAGCGTACGCAGAGAAGTCTCCTGTAATTGTTATCAGTGGTGCTCCGGGTATGTCAGAACGAGAAACAGACCCTCTACTGCATCATCGTGTTAAAGATTTCCATACACAACGGGATGTCTTTGAAAAAATCACAGTCGCAACGGCATTACTTGATGACCCGATCACTGCCTTCCAGGAAATCGATCGCTGCCTCGAAGCCTGTGTGAAATATAAAAGACCCGTTTATCTAGAGTTACCACGAGATTGTGTTCACAAGGAAGCCGTCATTCCACATATTCCAAACGATAAACAACCAACAAGTAACAAACATGCTTTACGTGAATCACTAGTCGAAGCAGCAGAATTGATTCAGGCGGCAAAAAAACCGGTCATCATTGCGGGAGTAGAGGTCCATCGCTTTGGATTACGTGAAGAAGTCCTGAAATTTGCAGAAAAGCACAAAATACCGATGTGTGCCACCATTTTGGGTAAGTCGGTTGTCAGTGAATCTCACCCGCTTTATTTAGGCGTGTATGAAGGCGCGATGGGTCGAAATGAAGTACAACGTTATGTTGAAGACAGCGACTGTGTCATACTTCTTGGTACATTTATGACAGACATCAACTTGGGTATTTATACTGCTCATCTGGATCCCGGAAAGTGTATTTATGCAACGAGTGAAAAACTCCGTATCAGTTACCATCATTTTCATGATGTGATCTTTTCTGACTTTGTCCAGGAACTGGGAAAACAGAAAATGAAGGTCGTTGTCCGGAAAATTCCAGAGAAGGTTCGTCCGCATACGGTAGACTATGTTGTTAAGCCTACAAAGCTCGTAACCACAAAACATCTGTTTGAAAGTATCAATCAAATTTTAAGCGATGAGACCGTCGTTGTGACCGATGTGGGAGATTGCCTGTTTGGGGCCGTTGATTTAATGATCAGCACACATACGAAATTCCTTAGCCCTGCGTATTATACTTCGATGGGCTTTGCGATACCGGCTTCCCTTGGCGCTCAAGTGGCTAACCAGGACTTGAGGCCGATCGTTCTAGTGGGTGATGGTGCGTTTCAGATGACGTGTCTTGAACTGTCGACAGCACTCAAGCTGGGATTCAATCCAATTGTGATTGTCTTAAATAATAAAGGCTATACAACTGAACGCTTCTTACAAGAAGGCCCCTTTAATGATATTCCGGACTGGAAATACCATAATATTACTGATCTTATTGGCGGAGGCTGGGGCTTTGAAGTCAGCACAGAAGGCGATCTCGAAAAAGCAATCAAAGCTGCCCTCGCAAATAAAGACAGTCTGAGTGTGATCAATGTGCATCTTGAGCCAACCGACGTCAGTCCTGCGTTGACTCGTTTGGCAGATAAAATGTCAAAAAGCCTTTAA
- a CDS encoding aminotransferase class IV: protein MTEPQAYLNGAYIPFSEAKLSVTDLGIVYGAAVTEMIRTFAHQLFMLDEHLDRLYSALEYACIEPVPQKSELRQVCETVIEHNARLLPPEHDLGLTVFITAGHNLPYLGLSELEMCRTPTVCVHSFPLAFELWDQKYNTGQYLQKAEGQQLNKSIFDPRIKSRSRIHLYRADKLVRKENPQASALLFDQSGFAAETTIGNFYLVKDNIIKTPRPEYVLGGISQTVLAQFTKQLGLYYEETDISSNAIIDADEALTSSTAYCLMPVTHFNSQPISDGRPGPVFQKLLSAWSQSVGVDIVEQATQVGEARRKSISEQH, encoded by the coding sequence ATGACTGAACCCCAGGCGTATCTTAATGGCGCCTACATACCTTTCTCAGAAGCAAAGTTGTCTGTGACCGATCTGGGCATTGTTTACGGTGCCGCAGTAACAGAAATGATACGTACATTCGCGCATCAGTTATTTATGCTCGACGAACATCTGGATCGATTGTATTCCGCGCTTGAATATGCCTGCATCGAACCTGTCCCACAAAAATCAGAACTCAGGCAGGTCTGTGAAACAGTGATTGAGCATAATGCAAGACTACTCCCTCCAGAACACGATCTGGGTTTGACTGTCTTCATCACCGCTGGTCACAACCTGCCTTATCTCGGGTTATCTGAATTAGAAATGTGTCGCACTCCAACAGTTTGTGTTCACTCTTTTCCTTTGGCTTTTGAGCTTTGGGACCAAAAATACAATACGGGCCAATATTTGCAAAAAGCGGAAGGACAACAGCTCAATAAAAGTATCTTTGACCCTCGTATTAAATCTCGAAGTCGCATTCATCTTTATCGAGCCGACAAACTCGTCCGCAAAGAAAATCCGCAAGCGAGCGCCTTACTATTTGATCAATCTGGATTTGCAGCCGAAACAACAATTGGTAACTTTTATCTTGTCAAAGACAACATCATTAAAACCCCCCGTCCAGAATATGTACTGGGGGGGATCAGCCAGACTGTACTAGCCCAATTTACAAAACAGCTTGGACTTTACTATGAAGAGACAGATATTTCCTCAAATGCGATTATCGATGCGGATGAAGCATTGACGTCTTCAACCGCTTATTGTCTGATGCCAGTAACCCATTTTAACTCTCAGCCGATTTCTGATGGCAGGCCAGGACCTGTTTTTCAAAAGTTGTTGTCTGCCTGGAGTCAGAGTGTGGGAGTAGATATTGTAGAGCAGGCAACACAAGTCGGTGAAGCGCGACGAAAGTCGATTTCAGAACAACATTAA
- a CDS encoding EF-hand domain-containing protein → MQHFYKSLTLLAIFCIAGNGLFAAPEQDESTGKNVFQQLDKNSDGIVNADEVPKEKERFFDHLIRLGDQNQDGKLTKAEFESGLNKEKQKFPAETGSNRNRGPRDFQAFMSRLDRNGDKKITKDEIPEPLKKRLEPLFQRLNKEEISLDELKNLGAKFRGRGEGDKKEGNQRKISSEMSERIFQRMDSNKDGKITVDEASERGKRFLRHMLEQSGKDADGSFSKKEFSEALAKFRPDRRPQGRSNNKDKQEMKRPGKRDQETNRRRTDSAGQRPGPAFVKILDTNRDGKLSKDELSQMKMLFEKLDHNKDGSLDLREMMGGNRMDRPRRPAQDRPQSKNKNKNS, encoded by the coding sequence ATGCAACATTTTTACAAATCATTAACTTTATTAGCAATTTTCTGCATCGCAGGTAATGGTTTATTCGCAGCGCCAGAACAGGACGAATCGACTGGCAAGAATGTCTTTCAGCAACTCGATAAAAATTCTGATGGCATTGTAAACGCTGATGAAGTTCCTAAGGAAAAGGAACGATTCTTCGATCATCTCATTCGACTTGGTGATCAGAATCAAGATGGCAAATTGACAAAAGCAGAATTTGAGTCTGGTCTCAATAAAGAAAAACAGAAATTTCCCGCGGAGACTGGTTCGAATCGGAATCGGGGACCACGTGATTTTCAAGCTTTTATGAGTCGATTAGATCGCAATGGAGATAAGAAAATTACGAAAGACGAAATACCTGAACCATTAAAAAAACGTTTGGAACCACTGTTTCAACGCCTGAATAAAGAAGAAATTTCATTAGACGAACTCAAAAATCTTGGCGCCAAATTCAGAGGTAGGGGAGAAGGTGACAAAAAAGAGGGTAATCAGCGGAAAATTTCTTCAGAAATGTCAGAGCGGATCTTTCAAAGAATGGATTCGAACAAAGACGGAAAAATAACGGTCGACGAAGCCTCTGAACGTGGTAAACGCTTCCTGCGGCATATGCTTGAGCAATCGGGTAAAGATGCCGATGGATCATTTTCTAAAAAAGAATTTTCAGAAGCACTGGCAAAATTCCGACCAGATCGCCGACCTCAAGGGCGTTCTAATAATAAAGACAAACAGGAAATGAAACGTCCGGGAAAGCGAGATCAGGAGACAAATCGTCGTCGCACTGATTCTGCAGGACAACGTCCTGGTCCAGCATTTGTCAAAATCTTAGATACAAATCGGGATGGAAAATTGAGCAAAGATGAACTCAGTCAAATGAAAATGCTCTTTGAGAAACTGGATCACAATAAGGATGGAAGTTTGGATCTAAGAGAAATGATGGGAGGAAATCGTATGGACCGTCCTCGTCGTCCCGCACAAGATCGCCCTCAGAGTAAAAACAAGAACAAAAACTCTTGA
- a CDS encoding class I SAM-dependent methyltransferase: MSHYREFFKQFRTTFETTGAIAPSSRFLGSNMAGPMSQHQGPKKVLEIGPGTGAVTRQIVKQIQAGDQLDLVELNDKFVEILNQRFDSEVAFQEIKHLTSIHNCPLQEYGSGEEYDFIISGLPLNNFPTTLVDEIFEAYFRLLKPGGVLSYFEYMYVRPVRKVVSRGEENQRIRNIDEIMGNYTRQFRIRTNWVWFNLPPAWVQHLQKEKGSASLVEQTASQGLEP; encoded by the coding sequence GTGTCACATTATCGGGAATTTTTTAAACAGTTTCGAACTACTTTTGAAACGACCGGTGCCATAGCTCCCAGTAGCCGTTTTCTAGGTTCGAATATGGCAGGACCGATGAGCCAACATCAGGGACCCAAGAAAGTTTTGGAAATTGGGCCAGGTACTGGAGCAGTTACCAGACAAATCGTCAAACAAATTCAAGCAGGAGATCAACTTGATCTTGTGGAATTGAATGACAAGTTTGTGGAAATATTAAATCAGCGTTTTGATTCGGAAGTGGCCTTCCAGGAGATTAAACATCTTACATCCATCCATAACTGTCCTCTGCAGGAATATGGGTCAGGAGAAGAATACGATTTTATCATCTCTGGATTACCACTCAATAATTTCCCAACGACTCTCGTCGATGAAATCTTTGAAGCTTATTTTCGCTTGCTCAAGCCAGGGGGAGTACTTTCTTACTTCGAATACATGTATGTGCGCCCTGTACGAAAAGTCGTTTCTCGGGGTGAAGAAAATCAGCGAATTCGAAACATAGATGAAATCATGGGCAACTACACACGCCAGTTCCGAATTCGAACGAACTGGGTTTGGTTTAATCTGCCCCCTGCCTGGGTTCAGCATCTACAAAAAGAAAAAGGCAGTGCTTCGTTAGTAGAGCAAACTGCCTCACAAGGTTTAGAGCCTTAA
- the dapA gene encoding 4-hydroxy-tetrahydrodipicolinate synthase → MANQSDLFAGLSVAMITPFKNGEIDEAALRTLVDYHIEQGTDTLCPVGTTGESPTLSHEEHKQVISIVCQHAAGRIKVMAGTGSNSTKEAVELTKYAEQAGADGGLHVAPYYNKPTQEGFFQHYQTIAESVEIPIVIYNIPGRTAKNIEPETIIRLAEIPNIVAVKESTGSMDQASHILSACDLSVLSGDDSLTLPLMALGGKGVVSVVGNIVPGDVKNMLNAFNAGDLQLAREWHFKLFTLCRNLLGLATNPIPIKAAMQLLGRDNGEVRLPMTQLDKASIKILEKTLGDYGLL, encoded by the coding sequence ATGGCAAATCAAAGCGACCTGTTCGCAGGTCTTTCAGTGGCAATGATTACTCCCTTCAAAAATGGAGAAATCGACGAAGCTGCACTGCGGACTCTGGTTGATTACCACATTGAGCAAGGGACCGATACCTTGTGTCCCGTTGGTACTACAGGTGAATCACCAACTCTCTCACATGAAGAGCACAAACAAGTCATTTCGATTGTTTGCCAACATGCTGCCGGCCGCATCAAAGTCATGGCTGGAACGGGTTCGAATAGCACGAAGGAAGCTGTTGAACTGACGAAGTACGCCGAACAAGCTGGTGCCGATGGGGGGTTACATGTGGCTCCCTATTACAACAAACCGACTCAGGAAGGATTCTTCCAGCATTATCAGACAATTGCTGAGTCGGTTGAAATTCCAATCGTGATTTACAATATTCCAGGAAGAACTGCCAAGAATATTGAGCCTGAAACCATTATTCGTTTGGCAGAGATACCCAATATTGTTGCAGTCAAGGAATCGACTGGCTCAATGGATCAGGCGTCTCACATTCTTTCCGCTTGTGACTTATCGGTCCTGTCCGGTGATGATAGTTTGACATTACCACTGATGGCTTTAGGTGGAAAAGGAGTTGTGTCGGTTGTCGGAAATATTGTTCCCGGTGATGTGAAAAATATGTTAAATGCGTTTAACGCCGGGGATTTACAACTAGCCAGAGAATGGCACTTCAAGCTTTTTACACTCTGCAGAAATTTGCTGGGGCTGGCTACAAATCCGATTCCCATCAAAGCTGCAATGCAATTGCTGGGTAGGGACAATGGAGAGGTTCGTCTTCCGATGACTCAACTCGATAAGGCATCGATTAAAATCTTGGAAAAAACATTGGGAGATTATGGACTGCTTTAA
- a CDS encoding RNA polymerase sigma factor: MQRSDSELVEAACAGNIDSFRELYERYYSMTVGIAYSRLSDHHLAEDAAQEAFATACRRLSSLRNAEKFPEWLATICRRTASRLARSLTKGNPIIGEPISPVKVDNIESELVHEALAQLSKTEREVIYLHYFSGLSHEDVARALGISPQAVHGRMQRARRKLAVKIPKSEGKGVINE, from the coding sequence TTGCAACGCTCTGACTCAGAACTGGTAGAAGCGGCATGCGCTGGCAACATCGACAGCTTTCGAGAGCTGTATGAGCGTTATTACAGTATGACAGTGGGAATCGCTTATAGCCGGTTGTCTGATCATCATTTGGCTGAGGATGCTGCACAAGAGGCATTTGCGACTGCATGTCGCCGATTGTCTTCGCTCAGAAATGCTGAAAAGTTTCCGGAGTGGTTAGCAACAATTTGTCGACGGACAGCAAGCAGACTGGCACGATCATTGACGAAGGGCAACCCCATCATTGGAGAACCAATCTCGCCAGTAAAAGTTGATAATATCGAATCGGAACTGGTACACGAAGCCTTGGCTCAACTTTCAAAAACCGAGCGCGAGGTGATTTATTTGCACTACTTCAGTGGATTGTCACATGAAGATGTCGCCCGGGCACTGGGAATCTCGCCCCAGGCTGTTCATGGACGCATGCAGCGGGCACGTCGTAAGCTGGCCGTCAAAATTCCCAAATCTGAGGGAAAAGGAGTTATCAATGAATAA
- a CDS encoding ATPase, T2SS/T4P/T4SS family, with protein MIFGFGKSRDDEEEFEEEIEPVSFQGALNGQPANLKENARLVKAGLMPAKNIVTDALALRAEFIRFEPKGERYQVLFYIDGVASPGPKLSKQQGLAVIQIIKLLSGMNIQERKRPQSGGVLAELEEVPYQLRVSTAPGQSGGERLSIKAIKVNEPLDRPDDIGISEENKERIRELAKGRSGVILVSGPSNSGTTTTTFGVVRSVDAYQYTIFALADPEHRELSHITVPDKKEDDTFDDELRRIIRMEADVIYLKPVTDEAYVGSMLNVVNEIAMIAEISAKDAIAGLVKFCKLAGDVEKGANALRCVVGHKLIRTLCDQCKEAFRPNPKLIAKMGLPKSTKMLYRPPRQTVDEDGNEIEPCEKCDGVGYYGRTMMMEMIIMSDEMKQLIISGAEPAKIKALAKKQEMPTFQKEGIRLVAEGKISLDELQRAFKSS; from the coding sequence GTGATATTTGGTTTTGGAAAATCCCGGGATGACGAGGAAGAATTCGAAGAAGAAATTGAGCCGGTTTCCTTTCAAGGCGCATTAAATGGTCAACCAGCGAACCTGAAAGAAAATGCAAGACTGGTGAAAGCCGGCCTCATGCCTGCTAAAAATATCGTCACTGATGCTCTTGCTCTCCGTGCGGAGTTCATTCGTTTTGAACCGAAAGGCGAGCGGTATCAGGTTTTGTTTTATATAGACGGTGTTGCGAGTCCGGGACCAAAGCTCTCAAAACAACAAGGTCTGGCTGTCATTCAGATTATCAAACTACTTTCAGGTATGAATATCCAGGAACGGAAGCGACCACAATCGGGTGGCGTCTTAGCAGAGCTGGAAGAAGTCCCTTATCAACTGCGAGTCTCGACTGCTCCTGGTCAATCAGGCGGCGAGCGACTTTCGATTAAAGCGATTAAAGTCAATGAACCTTTAGATCGTCCTGATGATATTGGTATTTCTGAAGAAAATAAAGAACGTATTCGAGAGTTGGCGAAAGGCCGCAGTGGCGTCATTCTCGTCAGTGGTCCATCTAATTCAGGTACAACCACCACCACGTTTGGTGTTGTACGATCTGTGGATGCGTATCAATATACAATTTTCGCTTTAGCGGACCCTGAGCACCGAGAATTAAGTCATATTACGGTTCCGGATAAAAAAGAAGATGACACATTCGATGATGAACTAAGAAGAATCATTCGTATGGAAGCCGATGTGATCTATTTGAAACCGGTTACTGATGAAGCATATGTGGGCAGTATGCTCAATGTGGTAAACGAAATCGCAATGATTGCGGAAATTTCGGCGAAGGACGCAATTGCTGGTTTGGTAAAGTTTTGTAAACTGGCTGGAGATGTAGAGAAGGGAGCCAATGCACTACGGTGTGTGGTTGGTCATAAACTGATCCGCACGCTCTGCGATCAATGCAAGGAAGCATTCCGACCAAACCCAAAATTGATCGCAAAAATGGGGCTCCCGAAATCGACAAAAATGCTCTATCGACCGCCCCGTCAAACCGTTGATGAAGACGGTAACGAAATCGAACCATGCGAAAAGTGTGATGGTGTTGGTTACTACGGACGCACTATGATGATGGAAATGATCATCATGAGCGACGAGATGAAACAGTTAATCATCAGTGGGGCAGAACCGGCCAAGATAAAAGCGTTGGCTAAAAAACAAGAGATGCCAACCTTCCAAAAAGAAGGGATTCGCTTAGTTGCTGAAGGGAAAATCTCCCTGGACGAGCTACAGCGAGCATTCAAGTCGTCTTAA
- a CDS encoding NAD(P)-dependent oxidoreductase, which translates to MTIPAIQPGKTKIGWIGTGVMGASMVGHLMDAGFSATVYNRSKVKAESLLKKGASWADSPKAVAEASDVIFSIVGFPADVREVLLGEQGALAGATADKVLVDMTTSDPSLAVEIAEAAQSKGVSSVDAPVSGGDIGAKNGTLSIMIGGDQEVVDALQPCWNAMGKTIVYQGGPGSGQHTKMVNQILIATNMIGVCEALLYGYKAGLDLPTVLESVGSGAAGSWSLSNLGPRIMDNNFDPGFFVEHFIKDMGIALAEAKAMNLSLPGLALGHQLYLAVQAQGHGRDGTHALQLALASLSNVDWEHRT; encoded by the coding sequence ATGACGATACCAGCAATTCAACCAGGTAAAACAAAAATCGGCTGGATTGGAACCGGGGTGATGGGGGCCAGTATGGTCGGACATCTGATGGATGCCGGCTTTTCAGCTACTGTCTATAACCGTAGTAAGGTAAAGGCAGAGTCATTACTAAAAAAAGGAGCGAGTTGGGCAGACTCGCCGAAGGCTGTTGCTGAAGCGTCGGATGTGATTTTCTCAATTGTCGGGTTTCCTGCAGACGTTAGAGAAGTACTGTTAGGAGAGCAGGGGGCTTTGGCAGGGGCAACAGCCGATAAAGTTTTGGTTGATATGACAACAAGCGATCCTTCGCTTGCAGTGGAAATTGCAGAAGCAGCACAGTCAAAAGGTGTTTCTAGCGTAGATGCTCCTGTTTCTGGTGGAGATATTGGAGCGAAAAATGGCACGTTATCAATCATGATTGGTGGCGACCAAGAAGTTGTGGATGCATTACAACCTTGCTGGAATGCGATGGGCAAGACCATTGTTTATCAGGGAGGCCCGGGATCGGGACAACATACAAAAATGGTCAATCAGATTCTGATTGCCACTAATATGATTGGCGTCTGTGAAGCACTGCTCTATGGATATAAGGCAGGACTTGACTTGCCTACTGTTTTGGAATCAGTTGGTAGTGGTGCTGCAGGCAGTTGGTCACTTTCAAATCTGGGTCCTCGTATCATGGATAACAATTTTGATCCCGGGTTTTTCGTCGAACATTTCATCAAAGATATGGGAATTGCTCTGGCGGAAGCAAAGGCGATGAATTTAAGCCTTCCCGGCTTAGCCTTGGGGCATCAACTTTATCTGGCAGTTCAGGCACAAGGACATGGCCGTGACGGAACTCATGCCCTGCAGTTAGCATTAGCATCGTTGTCGAATGTCGACTGGGAGCATCGCACTTAG